A part of Lacibacter sp. H407 genomic DNA contains:
- a CDS encoding uroporphyrinogen-III synthase has product MQQNKINILSTRPLNKSLVHEAKAVGISIDELSFIDTEPIQDIATQQEIEQAYLQSSTVVFTSMNAVDAVLAWQDGQQPDWVIYCMGNTTKLLLKENFGEHSVAGTAGYAAELAELIAEESDIDEVVFFCGEQRRDELPAILRSKGIEVHEIFVYETIHTPHKVSKDYHAILFYSPSAVSSFFSNNKVPAQTILFAIGNTTAKTIQQYCNNTIIIGKEPGKEELVRQAMEYFS; this is encoded by the coding sequence ATGCAGCAAAATAAAATCAACATACTATCTACACGGCCACTGAATAAATCATTGGTACACGAAGCGAAGGCTGTGGGCATTTCGATCGATGAATTATCATTCATTGACACAGAACCGATACAAGACATCGCCACACAACAGGAAATTGAACAGGCCTATCTGCAATCGTCCACTGTTGTATTCACCAGCATGAACGCAGTGGATGCCGTACTTGCCTGGCAAGACGGACAACAACCTGATTGGGTAATTTATTGCATGGGCAATACCACCAAACTATTGTTGAAGGAAAATTTTGGAGAACACAGTGTTGCCGGAACTGCCGGCTATGCTGCAGAATTAGCTGAACTGATTGCAGAAGAAAGTGATATCGATGAAGTGGTTTTCTTTTGCGGCGAACAACGCAGAGATGAATTGCCAGCTATTCTACGGAGTAAAGGAATTGAAGTACATGAAATTTTTGTGTACGAAACCATCCACACACCACACAAGGTCAGCAAAGACTATCATGCTATTTTATTCTACAGTCCAAGTGCGGTGAGCAGTTTTTTCAGCAACAATAAAGTACCTGCGCAAACAATTTTGTTTGCCATTGGTAATACTACAGCAAAAACGATTCAACAATATTGTAACAATACCATCATCATTGGCAAAGAACCGGGGAAAGAAGAACTGGTAAGGCAGGCGATGGAGTATTTCAGCTAG
- the hemE gene encoding uroporphyrinogen decarboxylase: MTQLKNDLLLKALRGEAVERPPVWMMRQAGRYLPDYIKLRQKYDFFTRCQTPELATEITLQPVDQVGVDAAIIFSDILVIPQAMGVEVLMEEGKGPSLPKTIATQKDIDALITTGAEESLKYVYDALALTKRELNGRVPLIGFAGAPWTILCYMVEGKGSKTWDKAKQFAYTQPAMAHQLLQKITDITIVYLKHQVKAGADTVQVFDSWAGSLSPADFKLFAQPYLFQIAEALKDDAPVILFPKGTWHALKEISESAASGVGIDWCITPQMAREFTQNKITIQGNFDPAKLLAPIPEIRKAVKEMIDAFGTQRYIANLGHGITPNVPVDHARAFVDAVKEYK, translated from the coding sequence ATGACTCAACTAAAGAACGATTTATTATTAAAAGCACTCAGAGGAGAAGCCGTAGAACGCCCACCGGTATGGATGATGCGACAGGCAGGAAGATATTTACCTGATTATATTAAGCTCCGGCAGAAATATGATTTCTTCACCCGTTGTCAAACACCGGAGCTTGCAACTGAAATTACCTTGCAACCGGTTGACCAGGTTGGTGTAGATGCAGCCATTATCTTCAGTGATATTCTCGTGATACCACAAGCAATGGGTGTTGAAGTATTGATGGAAGAAGGTAAAGGACCGTCATTACCAAAAACAATTGCCACGCAAAAAGATATTGATGCATTGATCACAACAGGTGCTGAAGAAAGTTTGAAGTATGTGTATGATGCGTTGGCATTAACCAAAAGAGAATTGAATGGTCGTGTACCATTGATCGGTTTTGCAGGTGCACCTTGGACCATTCTTTGTTATATGGTGGAAGGGAAAGGAAGCAAAACATGGGATAAAGCAAAACAGTTTGCATACACACAACCTGCAATGGCACATCAACTTTTGCAAAAGATCACTGACATTACAATTGTTTATTTAAAGCACCAGGTGAAAGCAGGTGCAGACACCGTACAGGTATTTGATAGCTGGGCAGGTTCATTATCGCCAGCTGATTTCAAATTATTTGCACAACCTTATTTATTCCAGATCGCTGAAGCGTTGAAAGACGACGCACCTGTGATCTTATTTCCGAAAGGAACATGGCATGCGTTGAAAGAGATCAGCGAAAGTGCTGCAAGTGGTGTGGGTATCGATTGGTGCATTACACCACAAATGGCAAGAGAGTTTACACAGAATAAGATCACCATTCAGGGTAACTTTGATCCGGCGAAATTATTAGCTCCTATTCCTGAGATCAGGAAAGCAGTGAAGGAAATGATCGATGCATTTGGAACCCAACGATACATTGCCAACTTAGGTCATGGTATTACACCCAATGTACCGGTTGATCATGCAAGAGCATTTGTTGATGCTGTGAAGGAATACAAATAA